One Natronomonas moolapensis 8.8.11 genomic region harbors:
- a CDS encoding ABC transporter ATP-binding protein, translated as MPAIELLEVTRRYDGGGETVVALDSVSIAVERGSFVAVMGPSGSGKSTLLNVVGLLDSPDEGRIYVDDEDVTDVAVDERTRLRKGTIGFVFQDFHLIPTLSALENVVVPTIFDREPRRDRAADLLERVGLGDRLDHLPDELSGGQKQRVAIARSLVNDPSIVLADEPTGNLDRDTGERILSELTAVTDAGVSVVAVTHDPAVAEYADRTIELRDGVVVR; from the coding sequence GTGCCCGCGATTGAGCTGCTCGAGGTGACCCGCCGCTACGACGGCGGCGGCGAGACCGTCGTCGCGCTCGATTCGGTTTCGATCGCCGTCGAGCGCGGGTCGTTCGTCGCGGTCATGGGGCCGAGCGGCAGCGGCAAGTCGACGCTTCTGAACGTCGTCGGCCTGCTCGACTCCCCCGACGAGGGGCGGATCTACGTCGACGACGAGGACGTCACCGACGTCGCCGTCGACGAGCGTACGCGGCTCCGGAAGGGCACGATCGGGTTCGTCTTCCAGGACTTCCATCTCATTCCGACGCTGTCGGCGCTGGAGAACGTCGTCGTGCCCACCATCTTCGATCGGGAGCCGAGACGGGACCGCGCCGCCGACCTGCTCGAACGCGTCGGGCTGGGCGACCGGCTCGATCACCTCCCGGACGAACTCAGCGGCGGCCAAAAACAGCGCGTCGCTATCGCTCGCTCGCTCGTCAACGATCCCTCCATCGTGCTGGCCGACGAGCCGACCGGCAACCTGGATCGCGACACCGGCGAGCGGATCCTCTCGGAGCTGACTGCCGTCACCGACGCGGGCGTCAGCGTCGTCGCCGTCACCCACGACCCCGCCGTCGCCGAGTACGCCGACCGCA